In Vespa crabro chromosome 14, iyVesCrab1.2, whole genome shotgun sequence, the following are encoded in one genomic region:
- the LOC124429181 gene encoding uncharacterized protein LOC124429181 has translation MDISAMLEVQVDEVKEVDSKENVTPKDLIPSVTIAPPQISQEENNFYELMFGNDISIVRFRKIHCTACDVHIGSAPAQAHNMLEHPVLHTLLCAKCREFYGDGTFEQGDDATDMFCRWCANGGNLYCCSYCSNTFCYKCIKRNFDSLVRKKIEADEKWKCFVCNPVDLYTARATCWALLQHVQTVTRILQNDRGMSPEDIEEKMNLDESECCPRRRKRKRRRNGSNSEDEDETYDPNLSNEPITAKRRSLKRKYKHRRITISNGTIPRLVPIKQCLSSSTENSSKSPEVSTSLCSDEHIKNDNATVNSGTLVTTVPIKTQENSLSPRSDQTTKEKIDSPNLKTTVYNSTINAVPTVKLLQSTAAFKPMHTIIASRVQGKNSFQTTYYPATQMVTIPNQKHHIMLNRSRVLLPKPKKVVQMMMAPNVINLDSDSDEPSTIQSMNSQNMPLNKNTTVNADSQSTIAVPVALVSTDNSCSNNRTNINEVIEQPLRELYTNIKKSEKNFSQIVFLPYKEPFNYILDNLKIKFHQILEDTRSEKTSTNIIQEAQSKIQSLYDEICNTVTQLAYINDRIVRDYSSWERSHNTENKIVEKSISRALSLEDVNKIPLDMTCVSDSTAESDNEDVVTIMKPSELVLSTNVFETFSKKKRMVSQGVGNSSILYTDKSIQVFNFESKDYEKTIGHSILMKANNNPSTNNSDLQPIITPNKHFGKYQEQFIFYLQHIEDHGMEIDDSSNDVLESLTGMEMDSSSPEILINEIPSINLSKSTKLNDQKDRKTKTVNNVPETELILSLPKPVPNNLRVEKISINNRDINTEVEKAHTKITCNILPKTQNLDVKKAIETVINSLIVNETNSTENLNNSTEDDITIIED, from the exons ATGGACATCTCAGCAATGCTCGAAGTACAAGTAGACGAAGTAAAAGAGGTTGACAGTAAGGAGAACG TTACACCGAAGGATTTAATTCCCTCTGTAACCATTGCCCCACCACAGATTTctcaagaagaaaataatttttatgaacttATGTTCGGAAATG ATATTTCTATAGTAAGATTTCGTAAAATTCATTGTACGGCATGTGATGTTCATATTGGTTCTGCACCAGCACAAGCTCATAATATGTTAGAACATCCTGTATTGCATACATTGTTGTGTGCTAAATGTAGAGAATTTTATGGGGATGGTACTTTTGAACAAG GAGATGATGCTACTGACATGTTTTGTAGATGGTGTGCAAATGGCGGcaatttatattgttgttcCTATTGCAGTAAtactttttgttataaatgtattaaaagaaattttgattctttagtaagaaaaaagattgagGCCGATGAAAAATGGAAATGTTTTGTCTGTAATCCAGTGGATTTATATACTGCTAGGGCAACATGTTGGGCTTTGTTACAGCATGTACAAACGGTTACAag aatattacAAAATGATAGAGGAATGTCACCAGaagatatagaagaaaaaatgaatttagaTGAGTCTGAATGTTGTCCACGTAGAAGAAAGCGTAAACGTAGAAGGAATGGATCTAATTCTGAAGACGAGGATGAAACGTATGATCCTAATCTTAGTAATGAACCAATAACAGCAAAGCGTagatcattaaaaagaaaatacaagcaTAGAAGGATAACTATATCTAATGGAACTATTCCAAGATTGGTACCTATAAAACAATGTTTGTCTTCGTCCACTGAAAATAGTTCAAAGTCTCCTGAAGTAAGCACATCATTATGTTCTGATGAACATATCAAAAATGATAACGCTACTGTAAATTCAGGTACATTAGTTACGACTGTTCCAATAAAAACACAGGAAAATTCATTATCTCCGCGATCTGATCAAACCACTAAAGAGAAGATTGATTCACCCAATCTAAAGACAACTGTATATAATTCTACCATCAACGCAGTCCCCACcgtaaaattattacaatccACAGCTGCATTTAAGCCAATGCATACTATAATAGCTTCACGAGTTCAAGGAAAAAATTCGTTTCAAACTACGTATTATCCTGCAACACAAATGGTAACTATACCAAATCAAAAACATCACATAATGTTAAATAGATCTCGAGTTTTACTACCAAAACCAAAAAAAGTAGTACAAATGATGATGGCACcaaatgttataaatttgGATAGTGATTCTGATGAACCATCAACCATTCAATCGATGAATTCTCAAAATATGCCtcttaataagaatactacAGTTAACGCTGACTCACAATCAACGATAGCTGTACCTGTAGCACTTGTGAGTACGGATAAtagttgtagtaataatagaacaAACATAAATGAGGTAATAGAACAGCCTTTGCGCGagttatatacaaatataaaaaaaagtgaaaagaatttTAGTCAAATTGTATTTCTTCCATATAAAGAaccatttaattatatcttagataatcttaaaattaaatttcatcaaATACTTGAAGATACACGAAGTGAGAAAACAAGTACGAATATTATACAAGAAGCACAATCTAAAATTCAGTCTCTTTATGATGAAATTTGTAACACTGTAACGCAACTAGCGTATATTAATGACAGGATAGTACGAGACTACAGCAGTTGGGAAAGATCTCACAATacggaaaataaaattgtagaaAAGTCTATTTCTAGAGCATTATCATTGGAAGATGTTAATAAAATACCACTTGATATGACTTGTGTATCTGATTCTACTGCAGAATCTGACAATGAGGATGTTGTAACAATTATGAAACCATCTGAACTTGTTCTTTCAACTAATGTttttgaaacattttccaaaaagaaaaggatggtTAGTCAAGGTGTCGGAAattcttctattctttataCGGATAAGTCAATACAAGTGTTTAATTTTGAATCAAAGGATTATGAAAAAACAATTGGtcattcaattttaatgaaagcCAATAATAATCCTTCAACTAATAACAGTGATTTACAGCCAATAATTACACCAAATAAACATTTTGGAAAATATCAagaacaatttatattttacttacaACATATTGAAGATCATGGAATGGAAATAGATGACTCATCGAACGATGTTTTAGAAAGTCTTACAGGTATGGAGATGGATTCAAGTAGTccagaaatattaattaatgaaattccaTCCATTAATTTAAGCAAATCTACTAAATTAAATGACCAGAAAGATCGTAAAACAAAAACTGTGAATAATGTACCAGAAACAGAATTGATACTTTCACTTCCGAAACCTGTTCCGAATAATCTCAGGgtagaaaaaatttcaattaataatagagatataaaTACAGAAGTTGAAAAAGCacatacaaaaataacatGCAATATATTGCCTAAAACACAAAATTTAGACGTAAAAAAGGCGATAGAGACCgttataaattcattaattgtTAATGAAACAAATTCTACTgagaatttaaataattctacaGAAGATGATATTACCATTATCGAGGATTAA
- the LOC124429268 gene encoding uncharacterized protein LOC124429268 isoform X1, whose amino-acid sequence MATTASTERMELPKDIPKKRFINTNLISLKCLLFFFFGGLGSLFPFLPLHMQEIGLSIKEIRLISMISPAVAIFGPLVAGPIADKLAGHQGKNEKSSTGRYLRVMIAICCVLSAVFYAALLLLPSIDKMESSTVKDRIETPIANNQGLKFSCDENGAIVQQERCKEDMDCHRWSDEDKIGILLLENCNYACYPIAMKRWQSSESEEESSSYQTVESEIDEEGSADAVTPLDIEVDYVVQDLERSKKTRRFVIPQNEPPHLCFKDNDNVVCHVYTEYSEDLALNVSLKQAINADDREAWCAYPVKEYFDCRIPPELETRMAEYNQTCTIECDLKDPYVTPDSVLAESQCSQPSGLAELTFWTYLVIRSIADIFPTTAVALIDAAIVIATRETSSGRGDVGRQLAFGSIGFAIFGPLTGYLSTLLQGANTIYYLPILIHAGLMLLVAIVALAANNMPLSPPEWWWHTRSGMLALPMSAIKRYGSETAALVIVLMVMGTFWSAMDSYLPLYLQRLGGDSLSIGVSMTIGALPGCLFLWKSEHLVDYCGHSNLLITAFTVYIVRFSGLCLLKEPWASVIFEGLEVFTLSVMWVTAILYLRHLVPRHLTVTAQALPVIAHFCVGRCIGAVIGAYINMENASSIESWRFVFRCMAAAAAIVSALYFIVYHGLLKPRCHAQTVQGPRQPPSIVLAAMNGNGNYTPLRVYHNGMGRKGQFRY is encoded by the exons ATGGCGACGACAGCGTCAACCGAAAGGATGGAGTTGCCAAAGGATATCCCTAAAAAAAGATTCATCAACACGAATCTGATATCTTTGAAATGtctcttgttcttcttttttggaG GATTAGGCAGTCTCTTCCCATTTCTTCCACTGCATATGCAAGAAATAGGATTGAGCATAAAAGAGATACGATTGATCTCGATGATCTCACCGGCTGTAGCGATTTTCGGACCACTTGTAGCCGGTCCGATAGCAGATAAACTCGCTGGTCatcaaggaaaaaatgaaaaatcatcgACTGGTCGTTACTTGAGAGTAATGATAGCTATTTGTTGCGTCCTCTCAGCCGTCTTTTACGCAGCTTTGCTACTCTTACCGTCCATTGACAAAATGGAATCATCGACAGTCAAGGACAGGATCGAGACACCGATTGCAAATAATCAAGGTTTAAAATTTAGTTGCGATGAAAATGGTGCGATCGTTCAGCAAGAGAGATGCAAAGAAGACATGGATTGTCATCGTTGGTCCGACGAGGACAAGATTGGTATATTGCTTTTAGAGAACTGTAATTATGCTTGCTATCCAATCGCGATGAAACGATGGCAATCATCGGAATCCGAGGAGGAATCTTCGTCTTATCAGACTGTCGAGTCAGAAATCGATGAAGAAGGTAGTGCTGATGCCGTTACTCCTCTAGATATTGAAGTGGATTACGTTGTTCAG GATTTAGAAAGGTCCAAAAAAACACGTAGATTTGTAATACCGCAGAACGAACCACCTCATCTTTGTTTCAAAGATAACGACAACGTGGTTTGTCACGTATATACAGAATATTCCGAAGACTTAGCATTAAACGTCAGTTTAAAACAAGCTATAAATGCGGATGATAGAGAAGCATGGTGCGCGTATCCTGTTAAAGAATATTTCGATTGTCGAATACCGCCTGAACTTGAGACGAGAATGGCTGAGTACAATCAAACTTGTACGATAGAATGCGATTTGAAGGATCCTTATGTAACTCCAG ATAGCGTGTTAGCTGAGAGTCAATGTTCACAACCGTCTGGCCTCGCTGAATTAACATTCTGGACCTATTTGGTAATTCGATCTATCGCTGATATTTTCCCAACAACTGCTGTCGCCTTGATCGATGCAGCAATTGTTATAGCAACACGAGAGACTTCGTCGGGTCGTGGAGATGTTGGTCGACAATTAGCATTCGGTTCTATTGGATTTGCTATTTTTGGTCCACTCACTGGTTACCTTAGTACTCTTTTACAAGGTGCAAACACGATTTATTATCTACCGATCTTGATTCATGCCGGACTGATGCTTCTCGTAGCAATCGTTGCTTTAGCAGCAAATAATATGCCACTTAGTCCACCTGAATGGTGGTGGCATACTAGAAGTGGAATGTTAGCCTTGCCTATGAGTGCTATTAAAAGATATGGTAGCGAGACCGCTGCCCTTGTCATTGTCCTTATGGTTATGGGTACCTTCTGGAGTGCTATGGATAGTTATTTACCTTT ATATCTTCAAAGGCTAGGAGGTGATAGCCTATCCATAGGAGTTTCTATGACCATAGGAGCATTACCAGgttgtttatttctttggaAATCTGAACATCTTGTTGATTACTGTGGTCATAGTAATTTACTTATCACAGCATTTACAGTTTATATTGTTAG ATTTTCCGGTCTTTGTCTTCTCAAAGAACCATGGGCGTCCGTAATTTTCGAAGGTTTAGAAGTATTCACGTTAAGTGTCATGTGGGTTACTGCCATTCTTTATCTGAGACATCTCGTCCCTCGTCATTTAACGGTAACTGCTCAAGCTTTACCTGTGATCGCTCATTTTTGTGTTG GTCGATGCATTGGTGCCGTAATCGGAGCTTACATCAACATGGAAAATGCTAGTTCAATCGAATCCTGGAGATTTGTATTCCGTTGCATGGCTGCTGCTGCAGCAATCGTTTCTGCATTATACTTCATCGTTTATCATGGTTTATTAAAACCACGATGTCATGCTCAAACTGTTCAAGGCCCGAGACAACCACCCTCGATTGTATTag CAGCCATGAATGGAAATGGTAATTATACACCTTTGAGGGTTTACCATAATGGTATGGGTAGAAAAGGTCAATTCAGATATTAA
- the LOC124429268 gene encoding uncharacterized protein LOC124429268 isoform X2, translating into MATTASTERMELPKDIPKKRFINTNLISLKCLLFFFFGGLGSLFPFLPLHMQEIGLSIKEIRLISMISPAVAIFGPLVAGPIADKLAGHQGKNEKSSTGRYLRVMIAICCVLSAVFYAALLLLPSIDKMESSTVKDRIETPIANNQGLKFSCDENGAIVQQERCKEDMDCHRWSDEDKIGILLLENCNYACYPIAMKRWQSSESEEESSSYQTVESEIDEEGSADAVTPLDIEVDYVVQDLERSKKTRRFVIPQNEPPHLCFKDNDNVVCHVYTEYSEDLALNVSLKQAINADDREAWCAYPVKEYFDCRIPPELETRMAEYNQTCTIECDLKDPYVTPDSVLAESQCSQPSGLAELTFWTYLVIRSIADIFPTTAVALIDAAIVIATRETSSGRGDVGRQLAFGSIGFAIFGPLTGYLSTLLQGANTIYYLPILIHAGLMLLVAIVALAANNMPLSPPEWWWHTRSGMLALPMSAIKRYGSETAALVIVLMVMGTFWSAMDSYLPLYLQRLGGDSLSIGVSMTIGALPGCLFLWKSEHLVDYCGHSNLLITAFTVYIVRFSGLCLLKEPWASVIFEGLEVFTLSVMWVTAILYLRHLVPRHLTVTAQALPVIAHFCVGRCIGAVIGAYINMENASSIESWRFVFRCMAAAAAIVSALYFIVYHGLLKPRCHAQTVQGPRQPPSIVLAMNGNGNYTPLRVYHNGMGRKGQFRY; encoded by the exons ATGGCGACGACAGCGTCAACCGAAAGGATGGAGTTGCCAAAGGATATCCCTAAAAAAAGATTCATCAACACGAATCTGATATCTTTGAAATGtctcttgttcttcttttttggaG GATTAGGCAGTCTCTTCCCATTTCTTCCACTGCATATGCAAGAAATAGGATTGAGCATAAAAGAGATACGATTGATCTCGATGATCTCACCGGCTGTAGCGATTTTCGGACCACTTGTAGCCGGTCCGATAGCAGATAAACTCGCTGGTCatcaaggaaaaaatgaaaaatcatcgACTGGTCGTTACTTGAGAGTAATGATAGCTATTTGTTGCGTCCTCTCAGCCGTCTTTTACGCAGCTTTGCTACTCTTACCGTCCATTGACAAAATGGAATCATCGACAGTCAAGGACAGGATCGAGACACCGATTGCAAATAATCAAGGTTTAAAATTTAGTTGCGATGAAAATGGTGCGATCGTTCAGCAAGAGAGATGCAAAGAAGACATGGATTGTCATCGTTGGTCCGACGAGGACAAGATTGGTATATTGCTTTTAGAGAACTGTAATTATGCTTGCTATCCAATCGCGATGAAACGATGGCAATCATCGGAATCCGAGGAGGAATCTTCGTCTTATCAGACTGTCGAGTCAGAAATCGATGAAGAAGGTAGTGCTGATGCCGTTACTCCTCTAGATATTGAAGTGGATTACGTTGTTCAG GATTTAGAAAGGTCCAAAAAAACACGTAGATTTGTAATACCGCAGAACGAACCACCTCATCTTTGTTTCAAAGATAACGACAACGTGGTTTGTCACGTATATACAGAATATTCCGAAGACTTAGCATTAAACGTCAGTTTAAAACAAGCTATAAATGCGGATGATAGAGAAGCATGGTGCGCGTATCCTGTTAAAGAATATTTCGATTGTCGAATACCGCCTGAACTTGAGACGAGAATGGCTGAGTACAATCAAACTTGTACGATAGAATGCGATTTGAAGGATCCTTATGTAACTCCAG ATAGCGTGTTAGCTGAGAGTCAATGTTCACAACCGTCTGGCCTCGCTGAATTAACATTCTGGACCTATTTGGTAATTCGATCTATCGCTGATATTTTCCCAACAACTGCTGTCGCCTTGATCGATGCAGCAATTGTTATAGCAACACGAGAGACTTCGTCGGGTCGTGGAGATGTTGGTCGACAATTAGCATTCGGTTCTATTGGATTTGCTATTTTTGGTCCACTCACTGGTTACCTTAGTACTCTTTTACAAGGTGCAAACACGATTTATTATCTACCGATCTTGATTCATGCCGGACTGATGCTTCTCGTAGCAATCGTTGCTTTAGCAGCAAATAATATGCCACTTAGTCCACCTGAATGGTGGTGGCATACTAGAAGTGGAATGTTAGCCTTGCCTATGAGTGCTATTAAAAGATATGGTAGCGAGACCGCTGCCCTTGTCATTGTCCTTATGGTTATGGGTACCTTCTGGAGTGCTATGGATAGTTATTTACCTTT ATATCTTCAAAGGCTAGGAGGTGATAGCCTATCCATAGGAGTTTCTATGACCATAGGAGCATTACCAGgttgtttatttctttggaAATCTGAACATCTTGTTGATTACTGTGGTCATAGTAATTTACTTATCACAGCATTTACAGTTTATATTGTTAG ATTTTCCGGTCTTTGTCTTCTCAAAGAACCATGGGCGTCCGTAATTTTCGAAGGTTTAGAAGTATTCACGTTAAGTGTCATGTGGGTTACTGCCATTCTTTATCTGAGACATCTCGTCCCTCGTCATTTAACGGTAACTGCTCAAGCTTTACCTGTGATCGCTCATTTTTGTGTTG GTCGATGCATTGGTGCCGTAATCGGAGCTTACATCAACATGGAAAATGCTAGTTCAATCGAATCCTGGAGATTTGTATTCCGTTGCATGGCTGCTGCTGCAGCAATCGTTTCTGCATTATACTTCATCGTTTATCATGGTTTATTAAAACCACGATGTCATGCTCAAACTGTTCAAGGCCCGAGACAACCACCCTCGATTGTATTag CCATGAATGGAAATGGTAATTATACACCTTTGAGGGTTTACCATAATGGTATGGGTAGAAAAGGTCAATTCAGATATTAA